The Amycolatopsis japonica nucleotide sequence CACTGCGGTGGCGGTGGTCCCGCCGTCCAGGACGGGCACCGGCCCGGCCTTGCCGATCTCCGTCTTCGGGCCGTGTCCGTACGCCGCTTCGGCCCAGCGGATCGTCGTCTCCTCGGCCGCCTGGGCGAGTCCGCCGACCTCGCCCTCGTCGATGGTGGTGAACCCCGCCATCGCGCGGGCCGAGAGATCGGAGCCGGGGCAGAAAGCGCGCCGGTAGCGCGCGACACCCTGCAGGGTGACGAGGTCACCGGACGGGGTCTCGTAGCCGATGGCGACGTCGGGCTCTTCGAGTTTCCAGTCAGGCGGGACGTCGTAGACGAGCGGGTGATCGTCGGACAGCACCGGCTGCCAGCCCGCGATCACGGGCTCGATGCGGGTGGCGGGCACCGGATCGGGCAGGACGAGATCGTGGGCGGATGGCGGTGGGGGCGCGGTCTTGGCCTGATAGGTGGCCGTCGTGCCGACGGCGAGGACGAGGATCAGCCCCAGGATCCCCAGCGTCGGCCTGAGGCGCGGGCGACGGCGCGAGGGGACGGTGTCCCGGACGACCGGGAGCGGCCTCGTCCGTTCGGTTTCGGTTTCGAGCGGTTGCCCGGTGAGCGGATCGACGAACCACTGCCGAGGTTCGTCGATGCGCCCACCGGGGCCGGTCATTGCTGAGGCCTCAGACTCGCGAGGATCTTCTGGGCGTCCGCCTCGGTCAGCGCGTCCGGGGTGCCCTGGTCCATGGCCATGACGAAGCAGATGGTCTGGTCGCCGGATTTGAACGCGGCCGAGGTGACCTTCACGCTCGGGGCGCGGCATTCCTCGGTTTCGGCCGGCGTGAACGTCCCGGTCGAGCTGACCGCCTGGATCGAGCCGCCCGCGATCGCCACCTGCGTGATGTCGGGCAGCGGGACGTCGGGCTTGCCGGTGGCGGCCTGGGTCCAGAGCCGGACGGCGCCACGGGCGGCGTTCTCGACCGGGATCTGGTCCGCGGTGGCGAAGCCGACGACACCGCGGTTCGAACCGCGGACCTCCGGGCAGGCGCCGAGTTTGTACGTCGACGCCTCGTGGATGACCATCTTGAATTCGCCCTCGTTGTAGCCGACGATCTGGCCCGGCTCGGTCTCCCAGCCCGACGCGGGCAGGTCGTAGGCGGCTTTGTCCTTGACCGACAGGATCCCCTGCCAGCCGGGCGTCGTCGAGGGCACTTTGTTGTCCTTCGGGGCACCGCTGCTCGAAGACGGCGGTTTCGTCGCCGAGGACGAAGGCGGCGGCGCGGGCGCGGAGGAGGACGGCGGTGCCGCCTGAGGCTGCGGCTCGTCGCCGTCGCGCAGGACGAAGAAGAGCGTGGCACCGACGGCGACGACCAGCACGAGCGCGCCGAGGCCGATCCACAGGCCCTTCTTGCCGCCCTTCGGTGGCTCCGGCGCGAAACCCTGGTACGACTGCTGCGGGAACTGCTGGAAGCCCTGTTGCTGGTAACTCTGGTACTGCTGCTGGGGATCCTGCGGGTATCCCTGCTGCGGGGGGTACTGCTGATAGGGCTGCTGCGGTTGCTGCTCCGGCCAGCCGTTGCCGCCGCCTGGGTATGCCATGGACCGAGCTTAGTTGGCGCCCCCGAGCACGGCCGCACGTACCGCTACCAGGTCGGACAGGTCGCCGAGCACGGTGTGCGCGCCCGCGTCGGCCAGTTCCTCCGCGCTGAACTGCCCGGTCGCCACGGCCACCGCGACGGCGCCGTTGTCGAGCGCGGCACGGACGTCGTCCGGGGTGTCGCCGATGACGACGACCGACTCGGGCGCGAACTCGGTGCCGTGTTTCGCCGAAGCGTGGCCGACGGCGGCGGGCACCAGATCGGGCCGGTGCGCCGAGAGCGAGCCGTAGCCGCCGATCTCGAAGTCGACGTGCTCGTGCAGCTCGAACGCGGTCAGCTTGTGCACCGAGATCTCCGGCAGATTCCCGGTGACCAGTGTCTGGACGATGCCGCCGTGCGTGGCGAAGGCGTTCAGCGCCTCTTTGGCGCCGGGGAGCGCCCTGCCGCTCGAAGACAGGGTCGGGGCGTGGCTTTCGGAGACCGCGATCAGTGCGAGCCACAGCTTGCGCACGTTCTCCTCGGTGGGCTCGACGCCGTGCGACGTCAGGATGTCCGCGCTGATGGCGCGTTCGGTGCGGCCGCCGAAATTCGGCAAGGCCCGCAGTTCGACGCCGGCGACCTCGGCGAGCGCGGTCGTGTACCAGGCGGCGCCCACGCCGCGCAGGTCCACGAGGGTCTGGTCGATGTCCCACAGCACGAGCCGATGCGGAGTAGTCACGCGATCGACGGTACCGGTGAGCTTATTCAACGTCTGTTGACTTCTCGGCGGCCGAGGCTTACCTTGGCAGCTAATTCAACAAGTGACGAATAAATGGAGGACGGTCATGTCGAACCGTCGCCCCGCCGGGGCCTTCGCCTTACTAGCCGCGGTGGCCGGTGCGCTGGTCGCCGCCGTACTCGGCTTCCTCACCTTCGGCGCGCAGGCGACCGTCGCGCCCGACGGTCTGCCTCTCGCCGTGGCAGCGCCTCCGGGACCGCTCCAAGCGGCCGCGAACGGGATCGCCTCCCATGGCGGAGGGCAGGTCTCGTGGCGGGTGACCTCACCCGAGGAAGGCCGGAAACTGCTGACGGACAAGGAGGTCTACGGCGTTCTCGAACTTCCGTCGACGGTCGTGCTCTCCGGGGCGGTGAACCCGTCCGGGACGCAGATCGCGCAGCAGGCGCTGACGGGCGCCGCGCAGGCGCTCGGCGGGACGCCGAAGATCGAAACACTGCATCCGGCGAGCGCGGCGGGCCGGGTCGCCCCGCTCGCGCTGAGCGCGCTGGCGTGGGTCGGCTGCCTGATCGCGGGCGCCGTGCTGGTCCTGGCCGGACGGCGGATCGGCCGGGACGCGGGAGCCGCCGCGCGCCTCACCCAGATCGTTTCGGCGGGTGTGCTGGTCACCGCCGTGCTGGCCGGGTTCCTGAAACTGTGGGACTCCGCGCTCCCGCTCGGCTGGGACGTCCTCGGCTTCCTTTTCCTGGCAGCCACCGGATTCGCCGCCCTGCAGACCGGACTGCTGAGGTTGCTGGGAGTGCGGGCGATGGCGATCCTCGGCCCGCTGTACCTGGTCGCGCCCGCCGTCGCGGGTCAGGTGCCGGAACTGCTGAACCCCGCGTACCGCGCCGTGCTGTGGTCCTGGACGCCGTTCCGGTTCTCGGCGGAAGGGCTCCGGAGCCTCTTGCAGGGCGTGCCCGGCGCGCCGGACGTCGCGACCGGGGTGTGGGTGCTCGCCGGACTGCTCGTGGTGGGACTGGTGCTCGCGCTGTGGCCGGGCCGGTCAGCCCTCCAGCAGGCTGAAGCGGACGCGCCGGACCGGGTTGTCGAGGTTGGTGTCCACTAGGCAGACCGACTGCCAGGTGCCCAGCGTCATCACCCCGCCGATCACGGGGATCGTCGCGAACGGCGGCAGCAGTGCGGGCAGGACGTGGTCACGGCCGTGACCGGGACTGCCGTGCTGGTGCCGCCAGCGGCCGTCGCGGGGGAGCAGCTCGTCGAGCGCCGTGAGCAGGTCTTCGTCGCTGCCGGCGCCGGTCTCGAGGATCGCCAGCCCGGACGTCGCGTGCGGGACGAAGACGTGCAGGATCCCGTCCTCGGCGTCCGCGTCGCGCAGGAAGGCCTCGGCGTCCTTGGTCAGGTCGTGCACCACGGCCACGCTGCCGGTGCGCACCTCGATCTCCGTGGAGTACATGCTCTTCACGGTAGTGCCCCGAAGCGCGCGACGTAGTGCCAGACGCGTTTGAGGGCCTGCGGGTCGAGGTGCCGGGCTTCGCCGAGGACGCGCGGATCGAGGTGGCCGTCTTCGGCCAGTGCCAGGCCGAGTTCGACGAATTCGGCGCCGCGGTACGCCGGATGTCGTTGGAGTTCTTCGGTGGACAGGCGGAAACCCGGATGCCATTCGACCGGGCAGCCGAGCCGTGAAGCAGCCTTTTCGACGTCGGTGCCGCGGTGGCTCGGGTCGAGAACCAGGGCCTCGACGTCCTTCGCGAGGTCGACGGGACCGTGGACGTGCGCCTCGATGTAGTCGTCGAGAAGGTCGGCGTCGTCACGGGCCGCCAGCTCGATCAGTGCGGAAACCCTGGTGCCGCAGCCGAAATCCGCCGGATTCAGCACGCTGTCCGGATAGCAGAACGTCGTCCTGCCGAGGGTGTGCGCGGCCATGCGGAAGTGAGCGGAGCCGAATCTCGGTGCGCCGCCGGCCGGGCGCCGACGGAAGTTCAATGCGCCGTACTTCGGGCGTTCGGCCGCGGGCGCGTCGTCGTAGGCGCCGCCGAACATCCGGCTTTCCCAGCGCCAGCGGTCTCCGCCGGGCCGCGCGGTCAGCCCTCCGTTGCTCGTCCCCGTTTCGAACTGGTTGCGGTAGAACCCGTCTTCGGCCATCGCTTCGAGCAGCGGGCGTCCGTCCACTGTGGATCTATCTGGGTGGAAGTGCAGTGTCACCGGCAAACCGGCCTCGTGCCCGCCGCGTGCTTTCGCCGCGACGTAGGCGAGGGCCCGAGACTGCATCGTCCGAGTATCAGGCGTGCCGGCGGGCGAGCGCGACCAGATATCGGACCGGTTCCCCGGTCGGATTGACATAGGCGCAGGGCTGCGGAGTGCCGAGCTGCAGGCAATCGCCCGCGTCGAGTTCGTGCTCGACGTCGCCCTCGCGGAACCGCAGATGCCCGTCGAGCACCCAGATCTGGTGATGGGTCAGCACGTAGGTGTGGGCGGGGAAGGCGACTTCGGCGCCCGCGGGCAGCACGACCTCGACCAGCTCCAGCGGCCCGCCGAGTGAAGGCGAGACCGCCCGGCGCACGTACCCGGTGTCGGGGTCGGTCCAGGTCGGCTGGTCGGCGGCGCGCACGAGCCGCCGGTCACCGTGCTCGGCGCGCGCGATCAGCTCGGACAACGTCATGCCGA carries:
- a CDS encoding HAD hydrolase-like protein; translated protein: MLWDIDQTLVDLRGVGAAWYTTALAEVAGVELRALPNFGGRTERAISADILTSHGVEPTEENVRKLWLALIAVSESHAPTLSSSGRALPGAKEALNAFATHGGIVQTLVTGNLPEISVHKLTAFELHEHVDFEIGGYGSLSAHRPDLVPAAVGHASAKHGTEFAPESVVVIGDTPDDVRAALDNGAVAVAVATGQFSAEELADAGAHTVLGDLSDLVAVRAAVLGGAN
- a CDS encoding YhgE/Pip domain-containing protein, translating into MSNRRPAGAFALLAAVAGALVAAVLGFLTFGAQATVAPDGLPLAVAAPPGPLQAAANGIASHGGGQVSWRVTSPEEGRKLLTDKEVYGVLELPSTVVLSGAVNPSGTQIAQQALTGAAQALGGTPKIETLHPASAAGRVAPLALSALAWVGCLIAGAVLVLAGRRIGRDAGAAARLTQIVSAGVLVTAVLAGFLKLWDSALPLGWDVLGFLFLAATGFAALQTGLLRLLGVRAMAILGPLYLVAPAVAGQVPELLNPAYRAVLWSWTPFRFSAEGLRSLLQGVPGAPDVATGVWVLAGLLVVGLVLALWPGRSALQQAEADAPDRVVEVGVH
- a CDS encoding secondary thiamine-phosphate synthase enzyme YjbQ: MYSTEIEVRTGSVAVVHDLTKDAEAFLRDADAEDGILHVFVPHATSGLAILETGAGSDEDLLTALDELLPRDGRWRHQHGSPGHGRDHVLPALLPPFATIPVIGGVMTLGTWQSVCLVDTNLDNPVRRVRFSLLEG
- a CDS encoding DUF3626 domain-containing protein → MQSRALAYVAAKARGGHEAGLPVTLHFHPDRSTVDGRPLLEAMAEDGFYRNQFETGTSNGGLTARPGGDRWRWESRMFGGAYDDAPAAERPKYGALNFRRRPAGGAPRFGSAHFRMAAHTLGRTTFCYPDSVLNPADFGCGTRVSALIELAARDDADLLDDYIEAHVHGPVDLAKDVEALVLDPSHRGTDVEKAASRLGCPVEWHPGFRLSTEELQRHPAYRGAEFVELGLALAEDGHLDPRVLGEARHLDPQALKRVWHYVARFGALP
- a CDS encoding helix-turn-helix domain-containing protein is translated as MSDPLSASLAATLQAARLDQNLSANALAESSGVSRAMIGKIERGEAQPTAVLLGRLSAALGMTLSELIARAEHGDRRLVRAADQPTWTDPDTGYVRRAVSPSLGGPLELVEVVLPAGAEVAFPAHTYVLTHHQIWVLDGHLRFREGDVEHELDAGDCLQLGTPQPCAYVNPTGEPVRYLVALARRHA